The Coffea arabica cultivar ET-39 chromosome 8e, Coffea Arabica ET-39 HiFi, whole genome shotgun sequence genome window below encodes:
- the LOC113703928 gene encoding adenine nucleotide transporter BT1, chloroplastic/mitochondrial-like has translation MGGTKMQSLQYKSDGFSSNSQFRFQWSLLPDDNLYPVGGLFASVGQVGNMGFDVSPNSPNPRGENQKDGFKLPCTDLYVKYVSSPEGFKIVGIPEEEGAVKKKKTGLKLKVKVANPSLRRLISGAIAGAVSRTAVAPLETIRTHLMVGSSGHSVTEVFHNIMEHDGWKGLFRGNMVNVIRVAPSKAIELFAYDTVNKNLSPKSGEQPKLPVPASLVAGACAGVSSTLVTYPLELVKTRLTIQRGVYDGLFDAFIKILQEGGPGELYRGLAPSLIGVIPYAATNYCAYDTLRKVYRKVFKQERIGNMETLLIGSAAGAISSSATFPLEVARKQMQVGAVSGKQVYKNVLHAIASILEQEGIQGLYKGLGPSCIKLVPAAGISFMCYEACKRILVEEEDKG, from the exons ATGGGGGGAACAAAAATGCAATCTTTGCAGTATAAGAGTGATGGGTTTTCCTCAAATTCTCAGTTCAGGTTTCAATGGAGTCTCCTCCCAGATGATAATTTATACCCTGTTGGTGGCCTCTTTGCCTCGGTAGGCCAAGTGGGGAATATGGGTTTCGATGTTTCTCCAAATTCACCAAATCCTCGAGGAGAAAATCAAAAAGATGGTTTCAAGCTGCCTTGCACTGATTTATATGTGAAATATGTGTCATCTCCTGAGGGGTTTAAAATCGTGGGCATTCCGGAGGAGGAAGGGGCGgttaagaagaagaagactggGCTTAAACTTAAAGTTAAGGTCGCAAATCCTTCATTGAGGAGGTTAATAAGCGGAGCAATTGCCGGTGCTGTGTCCAGGACTGCTGTAGCTCCATTGGAGACAATAAGAACTCATTTGATGGTTGGGAGTAGCGGGCATTCTGTTACTGAGGTGTTCCATAATATAATGGAGCATGATGGATGGAAAGGATTGTTTAGGGGCAATATGGTTAATGTGATTCGAGTTGCGCCTAGCAAAGCCATTGAG CTATTTGCTTATGATACTGTCAATAAGAATCTGTCACCCAAATCAGGGGAGCAGCCCAAGCTTCCTGTACCCGCTTCATTAGTTGCAGGAGCCTGTGCTGGAGTCAGTTCAACATTGGtgacctatccacttgagttAGTCAAGACACGATTAACAATCCAG CGAGGAGTTTATGATGGTTTATTTGATGCATTTATCAAAATATTGCAAGAGGGTGGACCTGGAGAACTCTACAGAGGTCTTGCTCCAAGTCTCATTGGAGTGATTCCGTACGCTGCAACCAATTACTGTGCCTATGATACATTACGAAAGGTATACAGAAAAGTTTTCAAACAGGAGAGGATCGGGAACATGGAAACCCTGCTAATTGGATCTGCAGCTGGTGCCATATCAAGTAGTGCTACCTTCCCTCTTGAGGTGGCCCGAAAACAGATGCAGGTTGGAGCTGTCAGCGGGAAACAAGTCTACAAGAATGTGCTTCACGCTATTGCTAGCATACTTGAACAGGAAGGAATCCAAGGTTTATATAAAGGGCTCGGACCAAGCTGTATAAAGTTGGTGCCTGCGGCAGGAATTTCTTTCATGTGTTATGAAGCATGCAAGAGAATATTAGTTGAGGAAGAAGACAAGGGGTAA